In Oryza glaberrima chromosome 8, OglaRS2, whole genome shotgun sequence, the following are encoded in one genomic region:
- the LOC127781895 gene encoding vesicle-associated protein 4-1-like, which produces MKISEGRSVVGPTKQERGVWGPPCRATHSTTTTTIREDELTIPPPPALCFASGLRSPPPNSGRSPARRSRAPTIRRGEADDGAPLLLPGEPPPVAAAAAAAACSEEKGAAGTLGLCRMPLWGTGSSAPSAAAEGSAAGGDGAARSSSGGAAVIRSLLPTRRRLRLDPPSKLFFPYEPGKQVRSAVKIKNISKSHVAFKFQTTAPKSCFMRPPGGILAPGESIIATVFKFVEHPENNEKPLDQKCKVKFKIVSLKVKGPMEYVPELFDEQKDQVAVEQILRVVFLDAERQTPQMDKLKRQLAEAEAALEARKKPPEDTGPRIVGEGLVIDEWKERRERYLARQQIEGVDSA; this is translated from the exons ATGAAGATTAGCGAGGGAAGGAgtgtggtgggccccaccaagCAGGAGAGGggggtgtggggcccaccatgcAGGGCCACtcactccaccaccaccaccacaataAGAGAAGACGAATTGACAATTCCACCGCCGCCCGCACTTTGCTTTGCTTCCGGTCTCCGGTCTCCTCCTCCAAACTCCGGTCGGTCTCCGGCGCGGCGCAGCCGAGCCCCCACCATACGACGCGGGGAGGCAGACGACggggcgccgctgctgctgcccggggagccaccgccggtcgccgccgcagcagcagcagcagcgtgtTCAGAGGAGAAGGGGGCAGCAGGTACCTTGGGGCTCTGCCGCATGCCGCTGTGGGGGACAGGCTCGTCCgcgccgtccgcggcggcggagggcagcGCGGCCGGAGGGGATGGGGCGGCCCGCTCGtcgtccggcggcgccgcggtgaTCCGGTCGCTGctccccacccgccgccgcctccgcctcgaccCGCCATCCAAGCTCTTCTTCCCTT ATGAGCCTGGGAAGCAAGTCCGGAGTGCTGTCAAGATCAAGAACATCAGCAAGTCTCATGTAGCATTTAAG TTCCAAACAACAGCACCGAAGAGTTGCTTCATGAGGCCTCCAGGTGGTATACTTGCTCCAGGAGAGAGCATCATAGCTACAG TGTTCAAGTTTGTGGAGCATCCTGAGAATAATGAGAAGCCATTAGATCAGAAGTGCAAGGTTAAGTTCAAGATTGTCAGTCTGAAGGTCAAAGGACCTATGGAGTATGTCCCAGAACTG TTTGATGAGCAGAAAGACCAGGTAGCAGTTGAGCAAATTCTGCGTGTTGTATTCTTGGACGCTGAGCGTCAAACCCCA CAAATGGACAAGCTCAAGCGCCAGCTTGCTGAAGCAGAGGCAGCACTTGAAGCACGCAAGAAACCTCCAGAGGACACCGGCCCCCGCATCGTTGGTGAAGGCCTTGTAATTGATGAATGG AAGGAGCGAAGAGAGAGATACCTTGCTCGTCAGCAGATTGAAGGGGTTGATTCAGCGTAG